DNA from Elusimicrobiota bacterium:
CTCTTTTTTTCTCTTCCATAAAACTTTTGTTACCTATTCTTTCCTATATTTAAAACTATTACTACACATTAATTGACGACTCAATCATTCCTTTATCTATATATACGCGGTACAACTTACGCACGTACCGGGGAAGGTTTAACGCAAAAACTACCGCCCCAATGATACATCCGGTTCCACCGGTTAACAACGCAACTGGCGCGCCAAACATTTTTGCTAACGCGCCCATCAATAAATGCCCAAAGGGCAACACCCCGATTGCTGCCATCATGTATATACTCATCACACGCCCGCGTTTATCATCATCCACAAGTGTCTGCACTAACGTATTACATGACGCCATTGACAATATCATCCCCAGCCCGGCGATAAACATTGTCAGTACTGACAACCACAACACTCGTGAGAACGATAACGCTATCAACCCAAACCCGAAGATAAACGCCGCAGCGGATAATACATTCACCAACCCAACCACTGTTTTCCTTGATGCGAGATACAACCCCCCAATCAACGCGCCAATCCCCGATGCGGAAACCAGAAACCCCTGTTCCCTCGCACCCCCGTGCAGAACCTCACGCGCAACAACCGGCATCAGTAATGTATAAGGCAAACACAAAAGGTTTATCAGTGCAACCATAAATATAATTACCCGTATGGTATCAAACTCGTATACATACTTAAACCCGGATTTTAACCCAGCAAAAAAGTTTTCCCGTACACCCTTTTTTCTTAAGGCTTCCCCGGTCATAAGATTCAACGAAATAATTACCGCAGAAAAACTTAACCCGTTAATAAGAAAACACACTCCTTCATTAAATACTGAGATCAAAATCCCTGCAACCGCTGGCCCGACCAACCTTGCAGAATTAAACATCATAGAGTTTAATGCAATTGCATTCCCCAGATCTTCCTTATCTTCAATCATCTCAATCACAAACGCCTGACGTGCAGGTCCTTCAAACGCAGTTGCCATACCATAATATAACGACAAAACTATCACATGCCAGTACTGTACAGTTCCCATTAACGTCAAAATTGCGAGCATCAACGCCTGGGTCATCAGTACCCATTGCATTATAAGAATAACTTTTTTCTTATCCCACCGGTCAATGAACACACCTGCCACTGGGGTAAGGATTAGCATAGGAATCTGCGTAAAAAACCCGGTAATCCCGACCATCAACGCGGACTGTGTCAGCCGGTAGGTAAGCCATCCGATTGATACGGTTTGCATCCAAATACCGATTAACGACACTATCTGCCCGGTAAAGTATAGCCGGTAGTTAC
Protein-coding regions in this window:
- a CDS encoding MFS transporter — encoded protein: MGVLATLDSQLTTFLVEVGTIFRALRNRNYRLYFTGQIVSLIGIWMQTVSIGWLTYRLTQSALMVGITGFFTQIPMLILTPVAGVFIDRWDKKKVILIMQWVLMTQALMLAILTLMGTVQYWHVIVLSLYYGMATAFEGPARQAFVIEMIEDKEDLGNAIALNSMMFNSARLVGPAVAGILISVFNEGVCFLINGLSFSAVIISLNLMTGEALRKKGVRENFFAGLKSGFKYVYEFDTIRVIIFMVALINLLCLPYTLLMPVVAREVLHGGAREQGFLVSASGIGALIGGLYLASRKTVVGLVNVLSAAAFIFGFGLIALSFSRVLWLSVLTMFIAGLGMILSMASCNTLVQTLVDDDKRGRVMSIYMMAAIGVLPFGHLLMGALAKMFGAPVALLTGGTGCIIGAVVFALNLPRYVRKLYRVYIDKGMIESSINV